Proteins encoded in a region of the Clostridium beijerinckii genome:
- a CDS encoding NAD(P)-dependent oxidoreductase, protein MINNDNLICEANRCLLCKKPACKFNCPVETPIPDIINMYKEGKIEEAGEILFENNPLSAVCSLVCIHEDQCKGNCIRGIKGEPIRFHDIEQEISQRYIEETRFKAVSKKKDRVAIIGGGPAGITIAFILAKKGYNITIFDAHEKIGGVLRYGIPEYRLPKKLIDSIEDRLMELGVKVRPNTLIGPVITLDRLFEDGYKAVFIGTGVWNPRTLNIKGETLGNVHFAIDYLKSPENYKLGNKVAVIGAGNVAMDAARSAKRNGVEDVTIIYRKGFDQMSATKQEIREAKEDKINFELFKSPLEITEDGIKLVNTENVVESDGKIQNKVIEEKEEFFKCDSIIVAVSQTPRTNIVSNTTELNTNKWGLLITDDKGNTTKKGTFASGDVVTGAKTVVEAVVQAKIVAQTIEDYCENN, encoded by the coding sequence ATGATAAATAATGATAATTTGATTTGTGAAGCAAATAGATGCTTACTATGTAAGAAGCCAGCTTGTAAGTTTAATTGTCCAGTAGAAACGCCTATACCTGATATTATAAATATGTATAAGGAAGGAAAAATTGAAGAAGCAGGAGAAATATTATTTGAAAATAATCCGCTTTCAGCAGTATGTTCATTAGTATGTATTCATGAAGACCAATGCAAAGGAAATTGTATAAGAGGGATTAAAGGGGAACCAATAAGATTTCATGATATAGAGCAAGAAATATCTCAAAGATACATAGAAGAAACAAGGTTTAAAGCTGTTTCTAAAAAGAAAGACCGAGTTGCTATAATTGGTGGTGGTCCAGCAGGAATTACTATTGCATTTATACTAGCTAAGAAAGGATACAATATTACTATTTTTGATGCGCATGAGAAGATAGGTGGGGTACTAAGGTATGGAATCCCAGAATATAGGCTGCCAAAAAAATTAATAGATTCTATTGAAGATAGATTAATGGAGCTTGGTGTAAAAGTTAGGCCTAATACTCTTATTGGCCCTGTAATAACATTAGATAGACTGTTTGAGGATGGCTATAAAGCAGTGTTTATTGGCACAGGAGTATGGAATCCAAGAACATTAAATATTAAAGGTGAGACTTTAGGAAATGTACATTTTGCTATTGATTATCTAAAATCACCAGAGAACTATAAGTTGGGTAATAAAGTGGCTGTTATTGGAGCTGGTAATGTAGCTATGGATGCTGCAAGAAGTGCAAAAAGAAATGGAGTTGAAGATGTTACAATAATATATAGAAAAGGCTTTGATCAAATGTCTGCAACCAAGCAAGAAATAAGAGAAGCTAAGGAAGATAAAATTAATTTTGAATTATTTAAATCGCCATTAGAAATAACAGAAGATGGAATAAAGTTAGTTAATACTGAGAATGTAGTAGAGTCAGATGGAAAAATTCAAAACAAAGTTATTGAAGAAAAGGAAGAGTTTTTTAAATGTGATTCAATAATTGTAGCTGTAAGTCAAACCCCTAGAACTAATATAGTTTCAAACACAACAGAATTAAATACCAATAAGTGGGGATTACTAATAACTGATGATAAAGGAAATACGACTAAAAAAGGTACATTTGCGTCAGGAGATGTTGTTACTGGTGCTAAAACTGTAGTAGAAGCAGTAGTGCAAGCAAAAATAGTTGCTCAAACCATTGAAGATTACTGTGAAAACAACTAA
- a CDS encoding LacI family DNA-binding transcriptional regulator, with amino-acid sequence MSVTIKDIAKLANVSHTTVSRALNNSPYINEETKVKIMALAKELNYVPNYSAKSLVLLKSYVIGVFFSSISEGTSDTFFHEIIRGVNNVIDKEYNLVVRGIDDYQYSHLIDNRNFDGIIVVSQSKNDDEFIQTILEKNIPTVVINRYIENEGLVNIMSDDTKGVYDAVTYFIENNHRKIALLQGNKEFESTVYRKRGYIRALEDNNIPINEEYILSGRYDLKSGYENMKKLLKLENVPTAVFCANDDIGVGAMKAIFEAGLKVPEDISIIGFDDSNFCNYVTPPLTSVRKDSLAMSEYGGRNLLNLIKNKEVDKEKVYIQSQLVVRKSVKKL; translated from the coding sequence ATGAGTGTCACTATAAAAGATATTGCAAAATTAGCGAATGTTTCTCATACAACGGTGTCTAGAGCACTTAATAATAGTCCTTATATTAATGAAGAAACCAAGGTTAAAATTATGGCTTTAGCAAAAGAATTGAATTATGTACCAAATTATAGTGCTAAGAGTCTTGTTCTATTAAAATCATACGTTATAGGAGTATTTTTTTCATCAATTAGCGAAGGAACATCAGATACATTCTTTCATGAAATTATAAGAGGAGTTAATAATGTCATAGATAAAGAATATAATTTGGTTGTAAGAGGTATAGATGATTATCAATATTCTCACTTAATTGATAATAGAAATTTTGATGGAATAATCGTTGTAAGCCAAAGTAAAAATGACGATGAATTTATACAAACTATTTTAGAGAAAAATATACCAACTGTAGTTATAAATAGATATATTGAAAATGAAGGACTAGTAAACATAATGTCAGATGATACAAAAGGAGTTTATGATGCAGTTACTTATTTTATAGAGAATAATCATAGGAAAATAGCATTATTGCAAGGAAATAAGGAATTTGAATCAACAGTATATAGAAAAAGAGGATATATAAGAGCGTTAGAGGATAATAATATTCCGATTAATGAGGAATATATTTTAAGTGGTAGATATGACCTTAAAAGTGGATATGAGAATATGAAAAAGTTACTTAAATTAGAGAATGTTCCAACAGCAGTATTTTGCGCTAATGATGATATTGGGGTAGGGGCTATGAAAGCAATATTTGAAGCTGGGTTAAAAGTTCCAGAAGATATCTCAATTATAGGGTTTGATGATAGCAACTTTTGTAACTATGTAACTCCTCCATTGACAAGTGTGAGGAAGGATTCTTTGGCGATGAGCGAATATGGCGGAAGAAACTTATTAAATCTTATAAAGAATAAAGAAGTAGATAAAGAAAAAGTTTATATACAATCTCAGCTTGTAGTAAGAAAATCAGTAAAAAAACTTTAA
- the uxaC gene encoding glucuronate isomerase, whose translation MKKFMDENFLLSNEVSEKLYHNYSEKMPIIDYHCHINPKEILEDKKFENITQVWLYGDHYKWRQMRTLGIDEKYITGDGSDYEKFLAWAKTISLAIGNPLYHWTHLELKRFFGIDEVLNEKSAPAIWEKVNKLLNSDDFTVRNLIKKSNVKVICTTDDPIDSLEYHLAIKEDKSFDVKVLPAFRPDKALGVNKETFKDWFNKLEEVVGSKISNFDEYLEALKKRVEYFHEAGCRVSDNALDFVPVGNASLEEVREIFANVLKNGQVSFEDENKLRVYILKFFGKLYHDLGWVMQFHMNCVRDNNKVMFEKLGPDTGFDSLNDTEVAIPLSRLLDALNSEKALPKTIIYSLNPNDNSTIGTLLGCFQGDGIKGKIQFGSAWWFNDHKIGMQDQIRTLANLGMLSTFVGMLTDSRSFLSYTRHEYFRRILCNVIGEWVENGELPNDIEHLGQIVADISYNNADKYFNM comes from the coding sequence ATGAAAAAGTTTATGGATGAAAATTTTTTATTAAGCAACGAAGTATCTGAAAAATTATATCATAATTATTCAGAAAAAATGCCAATTATTGATTATCATTGCCACATTAATCCGAAGGAAATATTAGAAGACAAAAAGTTTGAAAATATAACTCAAGTATGGCTTTATGGTGATCATTATAAATGGAGACAGATGAGAACTTTGGGCATAGATGAAAAATATATTACAGGAGATGGAAGTGATTATGAAAAGTTCTTAGCTTGGGCAAAGACTATATCATTAGCTATCGGAAATCCACTTTATCATTGGACACACTTAGAACTTAAGAGATTCTTTGGAATAGATGAAGTTTTAAATGAAAAAAGTGCACCTGCTATTTGGGAAAAAGTTAATAAGCTGTTAAATAGCGATGATTTTACAGTAAGAAATCTTATAAAGAAATCAAATGTAAAAGTGATATGTACAACAGATGATCCTATAGATTCATTAGAATATCATTTAGCAATAAAAGAAGATAAAAGCTTTGATGTGAAAGTATTACCAGCTTTTAGACCTGATAAAGCTCTAGGAGTTAATAAAGAAACATTTAAAGATTGGTTTAACAAACTAGAAGAAGTAGTTGGTTCTAAAATTTCAAACTTTGATGAATATTTAGAAGCATTAAAAAAGAGAGTGGAATATTTTCATGAAGCTGGATGTAGAGTATCAGATAATGCATTGGATTTTGTTCCAGTAGGAAATGCTTCGTTAGAAGAAGTTAGAGAAATTTTTGCAAACGTACTTAAAAATGGACAAGTATCTTTTGAAGATGAAAATAAATTAAGAGTATATATATTAAAGTTCTTTGGAAAATTATATCACGATCTAGGATGGGTAATGCAATTTCACATGAATTGCGTTAGAGATAATAACAAAGTAATGTTCGAAAAATTGGGACCTGATACAGGATTTGATTCACTTAATGACACAGAAGTTGCAATTCCACTATCAAGGTTATTAGATGCATTAAATAGTGAAAAAGCTTTACCTAAGACTATTATATATAGTTTAAATCCAAATGATAATTCTACAATAGGAACATTACTTGGATGCTTCCAAGGAGACGGAATTAAGGGCAAAATACAATTTGGATCAGCTTGGTGGTTTAATGATCACAAGATTGGTATGCAAGATCAAATTAGAACTTTAGCTAATTTAGGCATGCTAAGCACATTTGTTGGAATGTTAACAGACTCTAGAAGCTTTTTATCTTACACAAGACATGAATATTTTAGAAGAATACTTTGCAATGTAATTGGAGAATGGGTAGAAAATGGCGAGTTACCTAATGACATTGAACATTTAGGACAAATTGTAGCTGACATTAGTTATAATAACGCAGACAAATACTTTAATATGTAA
- a CDS encoding tagaturonate reductase has product MKLNKELYKEFKTYPEKVLQFGEGNFLRAFVDWQIDKMNDEADFNGSVVVVQPLENGLVDMLNDQDCLYTLYLQGVQNGQASKTHKVINSISRGINPYRDYNEYLKVAENPELRFIVSNTTEAGIAFDENDTLNGGCQKSYPGKLTAFLYHRFNAFNGDDSKGFIIIPCELIDRNGEKLKEIVLRYAEVWNLGQDFIDWTNNANTFCCSLVDRIVPGYPRDTIDEVREELGYDDNLVDVGEIFHLWVIEGPQSIKDELPIEKAGLNVKVVDDMTPYRTRKVRILNGPHTAMVPVAYLYGLETVGEAVDHEVIGRYVHDVIYDEIIETLDLPHEELVEFADAIIERFQNPYVKHYLMSIALNSLSKYKTRDLPSLTEYLKRKGTLPKKLVFSLASLIEFYKGKRGDEDIQLTDDEDILELFKKLWEKYDGTKEGLNKIVTSVLGYEKNWGINLNEIPNLADEISRYLEIIEKVGMKEAVKVVL; this is encoded by the coding sequence ATGAAATTAAATAAGGAATTATATAAAGAATTTAAAACATATCCAGAAAAAGTATTGCAATTTGGAGAAGGTAACTTTTTGAGAGCTTTTGTTGATTGGCAAATAGATAAAATGAATGATGAAGCAGATTTCAATGGAAGCGTTGTAGTTGTTCAGCCATTAGAAAATGGTCTTGTGGACATGCTTAATGATCAAGATTGTCTATACACTTTATATTTACAAGGGGTTCAAAATGGGCAAGCATCAAAAACTCATAAAGTAATCAATAGTATAAGTAGGGGAATTAATCCTTACAGAGACTATAATGAATATTTAAAAGTTGCAGAAAATCCAGAATTAAGATTTATAGTGTCAAATACAACAGAGGCAGGAATTGCATTTGATGAAAACGATACTTTAAATGGAGGATGTCAAAAAAGTTATCCAGGTAAGCTAACAGCATTCTTATATCACAGATTTAATGCATTTAATGGAGATGACAGTAAGGGATTTATTATAATTCCGTGCGAGCTTATTGATAGAAATGGTGAAAAACTTAAAGAAATAGTATTAAGATATGCAGAAGTATGGAACTTAGGACAAGACTTTATTGATTGGACAAACAATGCTAATACTTTTTGTTGTAGTTTAGTTGATAGAATAGTGCCAGGATATCCAAGAGATACAATTGATGAGGTTAGAGAAGAGCTTGGATATGATGATAATTTAGTAGATGTAGGTGAAATATTCCACTTATGGGTAATAGAAGGTCCTCAGTCTATAAAAGATGAATTACCAATAGAAAAAGCTGGACTTAATGTAAAAGTTGTAGATGATATGACACCATATAGAACAAGAAAAGTTAGAATTTTAAATGGGCCTCATACAGCAATGGTTCCAGTAGCATATCTTTATGGTTTAGAAACTGTAGGGGAAGCGGTTGATCATGAGGTTATAGGAAGATATGTCCATGATGTAATATATGATGAAATTATAGAAACTTTAGATTTGCCTCACGAAGAATTAGTGGAATTTGCAGATGCGATTATAGAAAGATTTCAAAATCCATATGTAAAGCACTATTTAATGAGTATAGCATTAAATTCATTATCTAAATATAAAACAAGAGATTTACCAAGTTTAACTGAATATCTAAAGAGAAAAGGTACACTTCCTAAGAAATTAGTATTCTCCCTTGCATCTTTAATAGAATTCTACAAAGGAAAAAGAGGAGACGAAGACATTCAATTAACTGATGATGAGGATATATTAGAATTATTTAAGAAATTATGGGAAAAATACGATGGAACAAAAGAAGGCCTAAACAAAATTGTAACTTCAGTTCTTGGGTATGAAAAGAATTGGGGAATCAATTTAAATGAAATTCCTAATCTTGCTGATGAGATTTCAAGATATTTAGAAATAATTGAAAAAGTAGGAATGAAGGAAGCTGTTAAAGTAGTTTTATAA
- a CDS encoding HIT family protein: protein MSFDENCFYCSKNQDLDSLMIKICDLDVSTVYLFKEQTYGGRCNVVYKEHKSEIADLTEEEAAAFINDARKVAKAIHKAFNPDKVNYGAFADTMKHLHLHIVPKYEGGPSWGKTFEMNPQKIYLSDDEYQNLICKIKDNL, encoded by the coding sequence ATGAGTTTTGATGAAAATTGTTTTTATTGTTCAAAGAATCAAGATTTAGATTCTTTAATGATTAAGATTTGTGATTTAGATGTATCAACAGTATATTTGTTTAAGGAACAAACTTATGGTGGAAGATGCAATGTTGTTTATAAGGAACATAAGAGTGAAATTGCGGATTTAACTGAAGAGGAAGCAGCAGCTTTCATAAATGACGCTAGAAAGGTAGCTAAAGCAATCCATAAAGCCTTTAATCCAGATAAAGTAAATTATGGAGCATTTGCTGATACTATGAAACATCTTCATCTTCATATTGTACCTAAATATGAAGGCGGCCCATCTTGGGGAAAAACTTTTGAGATGAATCCACAAAAAATATATTTAAGTGATGATGAGTACCAAAACCTAATTTGTAAAATAAAAGATAATTTATAA
- a CDS encoding glycoside-pentoside-hexuronide (GPH):cation symporter: MLNSVDKNASTNANNGNVKLSLREKISYGFGDFGNGFMFDLGQSYLTKFFIDTCGISAGAVGGIFAFTKIFDAFMDPLAGSLIDSRKAGKSGKFRPVMMISSIILALLTIITFTMPEMPLSSKIIYGYATYMIWGLVYSFTNVPYGSLASVMTRDVEDRSQLATFRQAGSLGAQLITGVAFVPILMMFSDKKVGYPVAAAVMAVIGVISFFICFANTKEHVVVNREGKSEKASAKDYFKVVFTNRPLLCLILMQLFTISAMNTNNQMMIFFCQYNLGDIALQPKVNGIMIGCSVIGIFAIPFLVKKFGKKKTAITGLVIGIIANGLNFVIPTNATTFTVLVTIGYVALAIPNGVTWAFVTDAIDYGHWHTGIRKEGVTYAAFNFSRKIAQSIAALVSASVLGMTGYVANAQQSSETLLGIKGAMTLYPAVALALAALVVGILHNLPDDKYRKVAQDLQEGKWEKGILE; this comes from the coding sequence ATGTTAAATTCTGTTGACAAAAACGCATCAACTAATGCTAATAATGGAAACGTTAAATTAAGTTTAAGAGAGAAAATTTCTTACGGTTTTGGAGATTTTGGTAATGGATTTATGTTTGACTTAGGTCAATCATATCTTACAAAGTTTTTTATAGATACATGTGGAATTAGTGCTGGAGCAGTTGGTGGTATATTTGCATTTACAAAAATATTCGATGCATTCATGGATCCATTAGCAGGATCATTGATAGATAGTAGAAAAGCAGGTAAATCAGGAAAGTTTAGACCTGTAATGATGATTTCAAGTATAATTCTTGCTTTACTTACAATTATTACTTTTACTATGCCTGAGATGCCGCTTTCATCTAAGATTATATATGGTTATGCAACATATATGATTTGGGGGCTTGTATATTCATTCACTAATGTTCCTTACGGATCATTAGCATCGGTTATGACAAGAGATGTAGAGGATAGAAGCCAATTAGCTACATTTAGACAAGCTGGTTCATTAGGAGCACAATTAATAACAGGGGTAGCTTTTGTACCTATTCTTATGATGTTTAGTGATAAAAAAGTTGGTTATCCAGTTGCAGCTGCAGTTATGGCTGTTATAGGAGTTATTTCATTCTTTATCTGTTTTGCAAACACAAAAGAACACGTTGTAGTTAACAGAGAAGGTAAATCAGAAAAGGCATCTGCTAAAGATTATTTTAAAGTTGTATTTACAAACAGACCATTATTATGTTTAATTCTTATGCAATTATTTACAATATCAGCTATGAATACTAACAACCAAATGATGATTTTCTTCTGCCAATATAACTTAGGAGATATTGCACTTCAACCAAAAGTTAATGGTATAATGATTGGATGTTCTGTAATTGGTATATTTGCTATTCCATTCTTAGTAAAGAAGTTTGGTAAAAAGAAAACTGCAATTACAGGATTAGTAATTGGAATTATTGCAAATGGATTAAACTTTGTAATACCAACAAATGCTACTACTTTCACAGTTCTTGTTACAATAGGATATGTAGCACTAGCTATTCCAAATGGAGTAACTTGGGCATTTGTTACAGATGCAATTGACTACGGTCATTGGCATACTGGAATAAGAAAAGAAGGCGTGACTTATGCTGCATTCAACTTTTCAAGAAAGATAGCTCAATCAATCGCTGCGCTTGTTAGTGCAAGTGTATTAGGTATGACTGGATATGTTGCAAATGCACAACAAAGTTCAGAAACATTGTTAGGAATTAAGGGAGCAATGACATTGTATCCAGCAGTAGCTTTAGCTTTAGCTGCTCTTGTAGTAGGTATATTACACAACTTACCAGATGACAAGTACAGAAAAGTTGCTCAAGATTTACAAGAAGGAAAATGGGAAAAAGGAATATTAGAATAA
- a CDS encoding tagaturonate reductase, with product MKLNKKLYKEFKTYPEKVLQFGEGNFLRAFVDWQIDKMNEEAGFNGSVVVVQPQEGGLVNMLNEQDGLFTLYLQGVQGKRAIKTHKIINSISRGINPYTDYNEYLKVAENPELRFIVSNTTEAGIAFDENDKLNEGCQKSFPGKLTAFLFRRFMVFNGDNSKGFIIIPCELIDRNGEKLKEIVLRYAEIWNLGQDFVDWINDANTFCCSLVDRIVPGYPRDTIDEVREELGYDDNLVDVGEIFHLWVIEGPQSIKDELPIEKAGLNVKVVDDMTPYRTRKVRILNGPHTAMVPVAYLYGLETVGEAVDHEVIGRYVHDVIYDEIIETLDLPHEELVEFADAIIERFQNPYVKHYLMSIALNSLSKYKTRDLPSLTEYLKRKGALPKKLVFSLASLIEFYKGKRGDKDIQLTDDEDILELFKKLWEKYDGTKEGLNKIVTSVLAYEKNWGSNLNEIPNLADEVSRYLEIIEKVGMKEAIKEVI from the coding sequence ATGAAATTGAACAAGAAACTATATAAAGAATTTAAGACTTACCCTGAAAAAGTGCTACAATTTGGGGAAGGAAATTTCCTAAGAGCATTTGTTGATTGGCAAATTGACAAAATGAATGAAGAAGCAGGTTTCAATGGAAGTGTCGTAGTCGTTCAGCCTCAAGAAGGTGGACTAGTTAATATGCTAAATGAACAAGATGGCTTGTTTACACTTTATCTTCAAGGAGTTCAAGGAAAAAGAGCTATAAAAACACATAAAATAATCAATAGTATAAGTAGAGGAATTAATCCATATACAGATTATAATGAATATTTAAAAGTTGCAGAAAATCCAGAATTAAGGTTCATAGTGTCAAATACAACAGAGGCAGGAATTGCTTTTGATGAGAATGATAAGTTAAATGAAGGATGTCAAAAAAGTTTTCCCGGTAAGTTAACTGCATTTTTGTTCCGTAGATTCATGGTGTTTAATGGTGACAATAGTAAAGGTTTTATTATAATTCCATGTGAGCTTATTGATAGAAATGGTGAAAAACTTAAAGAAATAGTGCTAAGGTATGCAGAAATTTGGAATTTAGGACAAGATTTTGTGGATTGGATAAATGATGCTAATACTTTTTGCTGTAGTTTAGTTGATAGAATAGTTCCAGGATATCCAAGAGATACAATTGATGAAGTTAGAGAAGAACTTGGATATGATGATAATTTAGTAGATGTAGGTGAAATATTCCACTTATGGGTAATAGAAGGCCCTCAGTCTATAAAAGATGAATTACCAATAGAAAAAGCTGGACTTAATGTAAAAGTTGTAGATGATATGACACCATATAGAACAAGAAAAGTTAGAATTTTAAATGGGCCTCATACAGCAATGGTTCCGGTAGCATATCTTTATGGTTTAGAAACTGTAGGGGAAGCGGTTGATCATGAGGTTATAGGAAGATATGTCCACGATGTAATATATGATGAAATTATAGAAACTTTAGATTTGCCTCACGAAGAGCTAGTAGAATTTGCAGATGCGATTATAGAAAGATTTCAAAATCCATATGTAAAGCATTATCTAATGAGTATAGCATTAAATTCATTATCTAAATACAAAACAAGAGATTTACCAAGTTTGACTGAATATCTAAAGAGAAAAGGGGCGCTTCCTAAGAAACTAGTATTCTCCCTTGCATCTTTAATAGAATTCTACAAAGGAAAAAGAGGAGACAAAGACATTCAATTAACTGATGATGAGGATATATTAGAATTATTTAAGAAATTATGGGAAAAATACGATGGAACAAAAGAAGGCCTAAACAAAATTGTAACTTCTGTTCTTGCGTATGAAAAGAATTGGGGAAGTAATTTAAATGAAATTCCTAACCTAGCTGATGAAGTTTCAAGATATTTAGAAATAATTGAAAAAGTAGGGATGAAGGAAGCTATAAAAGAAGTTATTTAG
- a CDS encoding UxaA family hydrolase: MKEIIKINEKDNVVVALRDLSKSEIIEVENKKIEIKEDIKRGHKVAISDFKVDDNVIKYGYPIGHAIKDISLGEWIHTHNIKTNLDGIMEYNFNQQLKQVSIENRNLTFDGYKRANGNVGIRNELWIVPTVGCVNGIGERIIEKFKEDVKPVGIDGVEIFKHNYGCSQLGDDHANTRTMLGNLVKHPNAGGVLVLGLGCENNTMAEFIESLGEYDTTRIKFLVSQEVSNEIEEGAKILRELYENMKDDKRESVSLSNLKVGLKCGGSDGFSGITANPLVGSFSDFLVAQGGTTILTEVPEMFGAETILMNRAKDNETFDKTVHLINDFKEYFMAYNQPIYENPSPGNKAGGITTLEDKSLGCTQKSGDSTVVGVLKYGETLKTNGLNLLSGPGNDLVAASALAAAGCHMVLFTTGRGTPFGTFVPTMKISTNTPLYDLKPHWMDFNAGTLVEDKTLSEVTEEFIKYVIEVANGKYVNNEINKFKELAILKQGVTL; the protein is encoded by the coding sequence ATGAAAGAAATTATAAAAATAAATGAAAAAGACAATGTTGTAGTAGCGCTTAGAGATTTGTCTAAAAGTGAAATTATAGAAGTTGAAAATAAAAAAATAGAAATAAAAGAAGACATAAAAAGAGGCCACAAAGTAGCTATATCAGACTTTAAAGTTGATGACAATGTAATAAAGTATGGATATCCAATAGGACATGCTATTAAAGATATATCATTAGGAGAATGGATTCACACGCATAATATTAAAACAAATTTGGATGGAATTATGGAATATAATTTTAATCAACAGCTAAAGCAAGTTTCTATAGAAAATAGAAATCTTACTTTTGATGGATATAAAAGAGCAAATGGTAATGTTGGTATAAGAAATGAACTTTGGATAGTACCAACTGTTGGGTGCGTTAATGGAATTGGTGAAAGAATAATCGAAAAATTCAAAGAAGATGTAAAACCTGTTGGAATCGATGGAGTTGAAATTTTTAAACATAATTATGGATGCTCTCAATTGGGAGATGATCATGCAAATACAAGAACTATGCTTGGAAATTTAGTAAAGCATCCTAATGCTGGAGGCGTGTTAGTACTTGGACTTGGTTGTGAAAATAATACAATGGCTGAATTTATTGAGTCATTAGGAGAATATGATACAACTAGAATTAAATTTTTAGTATCACAGGAAGTTTCTAACGAGATAGAGGAGGGCGCCAAAATATTACGTGAGCTTTATGAAAATATGAAAGATGATAAGAGAGAATCAGTATCTCTATCAAATTTAAAAGTTGGATTAAAGTGCGGTGGTTCAGATGGGTTCTCGGGAATAACCGCAAATCCTCTTGTGGGTAGTTTTTCGGATTTCTTAGTTGCACAAGGTGGAACAACAATACTTACTGAAGTTCCTGAGATGTTTGGTGCGGAAACAATTCTTATGAATAGAGCTAAAGATAATGAAACTTTTGATAAAACTGTACATTTAATAAATGATTTTAAAGAATATTTCATGGCGTATAACCAGCCTATATATGAAAATCCTTCTCCAGGAAATAAAGCTGGTGGAATTACAACATTAGAGGATAAATCTTTAGGTTGTACACAAAAATCAGGAGATTCAACAGTTGTAGGTGTATTAAAATATGGTGAAACTTTAAAAACTAATGGATTAAATCTTTTAAGTGGACCAGGAAATGATTTGGTTGCAGCCTCAGCTTTAGCGGCAGCTGGTTGTCATATGGTTTTATTTACAACAGGTAGAGGAACACCATTCGGTACATTTGTGCCAACAATGAAGATATCAACAAATACTCCATTATATGATTTAAAGCCACATTGGATGGATTTTAATGCAGGAACTTTAGTTGAAGATAAAACTTTAAGTGAAGTAACAGAAGAATTTATAAAATATGTGATTGAAGTGGCTAATGGGAAATATGTAAATAATGAAATTAATAAATTTAAAGAGTTAGCTATTTTAAAACAAGGTGTTACTTTGTAA
- a CDS encoding mannose/fructose/sorbose PTS transporter subunit IIB codes for MEISFVRIDDRLIHGQIATIWSKASGCNRIMACSDEVAKDDLRKQLLLQVALKGIKAYVIPIETAIKAYKDPKYKNFKTLFLFTNPADVLRMIEGGVDIKSVNVGGMCYKDGKKQITGAISVNNQDIECFKKLYEKGIELEIRQVAKDNKVNLIDRLKELKFL; via the coding sequence ATGGAAATTAGCTTTGTAAGAATTGATGACAGATTAATACATGGACAGATTGCAACTATATGGTCAAAAGCAAGTGGATGTAACAGAATTATGGCGTGTAGTGATGAAGTTGCTAAAGATGATTTGAGAAAACAGTTGTTGCTTCAAGTAGCATTAAAAGGAATTAAAGCTTATGTAATACCAATAGAAACCGCTATCAAAGCTTATAAGGATCCTAAATATAAAAATTTTAAAACTTTATTTCTATTTACTAATCCAGCAGACGTACTTCGAATGATTGAAGGTGGAGTTGATATTAAATCTGTAAATGTTGGAGGAATGTGCTATAAGGATGGAAAAAAACAAATTACTGGTGCTATATCTGTAAATAATCAAGATATAGAATGCTTCAAGAAACTTTATGAGAAAGGGATTGAATTAGAGATAAGGCAGGTAGCGAAAGATAATAAGGTTAATTTAATTGACAGGTTAAAAGAATTGAAATTTCTATAG